The Streptosporangiales bacterium DNA window CCGCGACCGGCAAGAGCATGACCGTCGCCGTGATCCAGGGCAACGTGCCGCGCGTCGGCCTGAACTTCCTCGGCCAGCGGGAGGCGGTGCTGCGCAACCACGCGGCCGCCACGCACGAGCTCGCCGACGACATCGACGCCGGCAAGGTGCCGCGGCCGGACTTCGTCGTCTGGCCGGAGAACGCCAGCGACGTCAACCCGTTCGCTGACCCAGGCGCGAGGAAGATCATCGAGGACGCCGTCGCCGACGTCGGCGCGCCGGTACTCGTCGGCACCCTGGTGGAGACCGACGACGGCAAGGACCTGGAGAACACCGGCATCGTCTGGGACCCCGAGGAGGGGCCGGGCGATCGGTACGTGAAGCAGCACCTGGTGCCGTTCGGCGAGTACGTGCCGTTCCGGCCGATCATGACGAAGCTGGTCGGCCGGCTGGACCAGATCCCCAGGGACATGCGGCCGGGCACGAGCCCCAAGCCGGTGTCCATCGGCGGCTACCAGGTCGGCGACGTGATGTGCTTCGACGTCGCGTTCGACGACGCGGTGCAGAAGTCGATGGCAGGCGCCGGGCTGCTGACCGTCCAGACCAACAACGCGACGTATGGCGGCACGCTGCAGCTCGAGCAGCAGTTCGCCGTGTCGCGCCTGCGGGCGGTGGAGTACGGCCGGCCGGTGGCCGTCGCCGCCACCAGTGGGATCAGCGGTGTCATCGAGCCGGACGGCGAGGTGCGCGCGAAGACCGGTCAGTTCACCCGCGCCGTGCTCGTGGAGCGGCTGCCGGTGGTGACCGAGCAGACGCTCGCGCAGCGGCTGGGGCCGTGGCCGGAGCGGTTGTTCGTCCTCGTCGGCCTCGGTGCGGTCGGCGCAGCTGTCTACCTACGCAGGAGGAGGGTGCAGGGCACGTGACCTCGGGGGATCGGACCGGGCACGATCGGGTGCTGGTCGTCACACCGACCTACAACGAGCGGGCGACGCTGTCGGGTGTCGTGCAGCGGCTGCGCACCTCGGCGCCGGAGGCGGACGTGCTGGTCGTCGACGACGCCAGCCCGGACGGCACCGGCGAGATCGCGGACCGGCTCGCCGGCGACGACCGACAGGTGCACGTGTTGCACCGAAACAGCAAGGACGGCCTCGGGCGCGCGTACGTCGCGGGGTTCGAGTGGGGCCTCGAACGCGGGTACGACGTGCTCGTGGCGATGGACGCGGACGGCTCGCACCAGCCCGAGCAGCTGCGTCGGCTGCTGACGGCGCTCGACGACGCGGACGTCGTGATCGGCTCGCGCTGGGTGCCGGGCGGCGTGGTGCGGAACTGGCCGCTGCGCCGGGAGCTGCTGTCGCGCGGCGCGAACGTCTACGCGCGGCTCGCGTTGGGCATCCCCGTGCGGGACGCGACCGCCGGGTACCGCGCCTACCGGTCCGTGGTGCTGGACAAGATCGGCATCGCGGAGGTCGCCTCGCAGGGCTACTGCTTCCAGATCGACCTCGTGCTGCGGGCGCTGCGCGCCGGGTCGCGGGTCGTGGAGGTCCCGATCGAGTTCGTGGAACGTGCCGAGGGGACGAGCAAGATGAGCGGCCACGTCGTCGCCGAGGCGCTGACCAGGGTCACGCTGTGGGGCCTGCGGCACCCGTTCGGCGGCGGCCGCAGATGACCGGCCGTCCGGCGTAGGCTGGACGGATGCGGCGGTTGCTCTTGGCGTTGGGTGCGGCGGGTGTCGTCGTGCTCGAGGTCGCCGTGCTCGTACAGGTCGCCCAGCTGATCGGCTGGTGGACGCTGCTGCTGCTGATCGCCACCAGCGTGCTCGGCGGCTGGCTGATGAAGCGCGCGGGTGTGCGCACCCTCGCGGCGCTGCGCGACGCGATGCAGAGCGGCGAGGCGCTGGACAGGAAGCTCGCGGACGGCGGCGTCGTGCTTGCCGGCGGGTTGCTGATGGTGCTGCCGGGGTTCGTCACGGACGTGCTCGGCGCGCTGCTCGCGCTGCCGGTGACCAGGCCGCTGGCCACCCGGGTGTTCCTCGGGGTGCTCGGGCGGCGGCTGGCCGACCTGGAACGCGCCGTGCCGCCGGGTATGGGTGGGTTCGGCCCGTCGACGGACGGGCAGTACTCGCAGGAGCCTGGCCCCGTGGTGCAGGGCAAGGTGGTGTCCCGCGACGAGACCGGCG harbors:
- the lnt gene encoding apolipoprotein N-acyltransferase, which codes for MSQAVAEPTDEVAEAPVAGTRGRLPLPVAAALAVAGGLLTLLAFPPTYWWPTAPLGVAALTFAVYGQRPRVGALLGLLYGVAFFPVLLFWVRVVGYDAWAVLSLIEALYLAGMGALLAVAVRLPYWPAWTACLWVGQEFVRGRFPLGGFSWGRLAFAAADSPYTQLAAVGGAVTVTFAVALTGGLVVWSVRYFLSGSVRPGMVAAAGAVAVTLVGLVVPQPAATGKSMTVAVIQGNVPRVGLNFLGQREAVLRNHAAATHELADDIDAGKVPRPDFVVWPENASDVNPFADPGARKIIEDAVADVGAPVLVGTLVETDDGKDLENTGIVWDPEEGPGDRYVKQHLVPFGEYVPFRPIMTKLVGRLDQIPRDMRPGTSPKPVSIGGYQVGDVMCFDVAFDDAVQKSMAGAGLLTVQTNNATYGGTLQLEQQFAVSRLRAVEYGRPVAVAATSGISGVIEPDGEVRAKTGQFTRAVLVERLPVVTEQTLAQRLGPWPERLFVLVGLGAVGAAVYLRRRRVQGT
- a CDS encoding glycosyltransferase; translation: MLVVTPTYNERATLSGVVQRLRTSAPEADVLVVDDASPDGTGEIADRLAGDDRQVHVLHRNSKDGLGRAYVAGFEWGLERGYDVLVAMDADGSHQPEQLRRLLTALDDADVVIGSRWVPGGVVRNWPLRRELLSRGANVYARLALGIPVRDATAGYRAYRSVVLDKIGIAEVASQGYCFQIDLVLRALRAGSRVVEVPIEFVERAEGTSKMSGHVVAEALTRVTLWGLRHPFGGGRR
- a CDS encoding FxsA family protein, with the protein product MRRLLLALGAAGVVVLEVAVLVQVAQLIGWWTLLLLIATSVLGGWLMKRAGVRTLAALRDAMQSGEALDRKLADGGVVLAGGLLMVLPGFVTDVLGALLALPVTRPLATRVFLGVLGRRLADLERAVPPGMGGFGPSTDGQYSQEPGPVVQGKVVSRDETGEDGG